A part of Candidatus Zixiibacteriota bacterium genomic DNA contains:
- a CDS encoding DUF2225 domain-containing protein, with product MGTESPFFMTKVECPICKTVNEYETIRVGAYTEAERDTDFCPSGRKWRNPRYQAYNPLLYFTATCANCFYSREFNNSFKDWKEDSYFKTYRLKTVKERHLDMLARSDSVIKAVGQELDPNRYPSETAILKLLLTIIDETLNEKQMDLDLGRFYLRIGWIFREMDNGESTNNQAIKGHLIDIDHKFDGIGSAVLAARERLKAFEQTVAAQFEDEKIPAEVKSLLYPIKDKFDLEISSSRDLIGLLEGKLNALESLNQELKKTAIGGVGDDTQAGFHSHRSFYDFLIHIKEKWDGIPLNEKEALKYAVKYYKIAFEEGRDIAEGNQQIQASYLIAELSRRIGDYDTAREYFNTTIRTGQEFIYKNKGDQSRTALARKILELAIEQGRHNLAEAKTA from the coding sequence ATGGGGACGGAATCACCCTTTTTCATGACCAAGGTGGAATGTCCCATCTGTAAGACGGTAAACGAGTATGAGACCATTCGTGTCGGCGCATACACGGAAGCGGAGCGCGACACCGATTTTTGCCCATCAGGCCGCAAATGGCGCAATCCACGATACCAGGCATATAATCCGCTTCTCTATTTCACCGCCACCTGCGCCAATTGCTTCTATTCCAGGGAATTCAACAACAGTTTCAAAGACTGGAAGGAAGACTCCTATTTCAAGACCTACCGTCTTAAGACCGTCAAAGAGCGCCATCTCGACATGCTGGCGCGTTCCGATTCGGTGATTAAAGCAGTCGGGCAGGAGTTAGACCCGAATCGCTATCCCAGCGAAACCGCCATTCTGAAACTGCTTCTGACTATCATTGATGAAACTCTGAATGAGAAACAGATGGACCTCGACCTGGGGCGGTTCTACCTGCGGATTGGCTGGATTTTCCGGGAGATGGATAATGGCGAAAGCACCAACAACCAGGCTATAAAGGGTCACTTGATAGATATCGACCATAAGTTTGACGGCATAGGTAGCGCCGTGCTCGCGGCAAGGGAACGGCTCAAAGCATTTGAGCAGACCGTCGCCGCGCAATTTGAAGATGAAAAAATTCCGGCGGAGGTTAAGTCGCTTCTTTATCCCATAAAAGACAAATTCGACCTGGAGATTTCTTCGAGCCGCGACCTGATTGGACTGCTGGAGGGAAAACTGAATGCCCTGGAGTCATTAAACCAGGAGTTGAAAAAGACAGCAATAGGGGGAGTAGGCGACGACACTCAGGCCGGTTTTCATTCCCACCGGTCTTTCTATGATTTTCTGATTCATATTAAGGAGAAGTGGGATGGTATTCCACTCAATGAAAAAGAGGCGCTGAAGTACGCCGTCAAATATTACAAAATCGCTTTTGAAGAAGGGCGCGATATCGCCGAAGGAAACCAGCAGATTCAGGCATCGTACCTGATTGCCGAACTCTCCCGGCGCATCGGTGATTACGATACCGCCCGCGAATATTTCAATACGACCATTCGGACCGGTCAGGAATTCATATACAAGAACAAAGGGGACCAGAGTCGCACGGCTCTGGCGCGCAAGATTCTGGAACTGGCGATTGAACAGGGTCGTCACAACCTGGCGGAAGCCAAGACGGCGTAG